The following are encoded together in the Paludisphaera mucosa genome:
- a CDS encoding TetR/AcrR family transcriptional regulator yields MEPRRMGRPRKFTREDVLARALPVFWERGFADAAVHELEKATGVNKSGLYSEFPSKEALFLACLRHYYEVRNGAAILAAEPLGWANIEAFLKAGLTCPGGSKGCFAINSMREFAILPAEARQIVAENAGRLKGLLEFNVRAAGTKADPAAVAELISTFFSGICVEQNLEEPKARALRKIDDLMALLRAD; encoded by the coding sequence ATGGAACCGAGACGGATGGGGAGGCCGAGGAAGTTCACCCGCGAGGACGTGCTGGCCCGGGCCCTCCCCGTCTTCTGGGAGCGCGGGTTCGCCGACGCCGCGGTCCACGAGCTGGAGAAGGCCACCGGCGTGAACAAGTCGGGGCTCTACTCGGAGTTCCCGAGCAAGGAGGCGCTCTTTCTGGCCTGCTTGAGGCATTACTACGAGGTCCGGAACGGCGCGGCGATCCTGGCGGCGGAGCCGCTGGGCTGGGCGAACATCGAGGCGTTCCTGAAGGCCGGGCTGACGTGTCCCGGCGGTTCGAAGGGGTGCTTCGCCATCAACTCGATGCGCGAGTTCGCCATCCTGCCGGCGGAGGCCCGTCAGATCGTCGCCGAGAACGCCGGTCGGCTGAAGGGCCTGCTGGAGTTCAACGTCCGGGCGGCGGGGACGAAGGCGGATCCGGCCGCCGTCGCCGAGCTGATCTCCACGTTCTTCTCCGGGATCTGCGTGGAGCAGAACCTCGAGGAGCCGAAGGCCCGGGCGCTGAGGAAGATCGACGACCTGATGGCGTTGCTTCGAGCGGATTGA
- a CDS encoding low affinity iron permease family protein: MSTQKNEGNGDETKKVYSFLTRDRFEAVAERTAKFTSGPWGTHVGFGLVAFWLGASVVVGWDEAYSIVDEVTTMSSFLLLFLLQRAQAKDTLAMQVKLNELLAAVQKASPTLINLEDRSESEVQEIHDRFQEVQEKAGDCSSIDEVRRN, encoded by the coding sequence ATGTCGACGCAGAAGAACGAAGGGAACGGCGACGAGACGAAGAAGGTTTACTCTTTCTTGACTAGGGATCGTTTCGAGGCCGTCGCCGAGAGGACGGCGAAATTCACCAGCGGCCCGTGGGGCACGCACGTCGGATTCGGCCTGGTGGCGTTCTGGCTCGGGGCGTCGGTGGTCGTCGGCTGGGACGAGGCCTACAGCATCGTCGACGAAGTCACCACCATGAGCTCGTTCCTGCTGCTCTTCCTTCTGCAGCGGGCCCAGGCGAAGGACACGCTGGCGATGCAGGTCAAGCTCAACGAGCTGCTCGCCGCCGTCCAGAAGGCCAGCCCCACGCTCATCAACCTCGAAGACCGATCCGAGAGCGAGGTCCAGGAGATCCACGATCGCTTCCAGGAGGTCCAGGAGAAGGCGGGCGATTGCTCCTCGATCGATGAAGTCCGTAGGAACTGA
- a CDS encoding virginiamycin B lyase family protein, with protein MLNLGLGTGEKLTVVSHTTSYSLSLGAGQTWSGQDDADVHGGGTKTLTVTGAGIAAFTSGIHISDSASAGGDAVEFADGGSKVYANSFAIDLGHATSGVATPGLSFKGATTFGAGAALTAVVGGDVVVAAGASLSFAGGPLSLSATGTNAPLVVGGGIADDGGPVTLQATGAIVVEAGATVNAGVGALVVAADVRADGAGDDGAGALSLAAGASLFAQDITLRGADVAVDAAAVVGRAVAGPAVSTFVPSTAGLLSPLGTAFDADGDLYVGNYSTTADGSISKITPTGQVSTFASGSSLIQATGLAFDSHGTLYIANWYSGAISKVAPDGTVANFVATGLNSIFSMAFGPNGDLYVAGESSDQILKVTPDGVVSTFIDRSAGLDGPFGLAFDADGVLYVSSRSGNTISKATADGVVSTFVSSGLNNPWGLAFDSRGDLYVANFGGSSISKVTADGVVATYLTGVNGPATLAFDSTGALYITNFSRNTVTKATAAVAATQAVTIRSSLGDRPMSLGGADDAVAGVNLTDAELARIVTSPTGVVTIGDAEQTGDLVLAGATLATTPGAVAAVVQSAAGGGRIVLDDTGGTALQGGAGGVTLTAGAGGIAALNPADDRAEIATTGAAVVLVTTGPIGVAGSPIQFAANANTAQQIVTVRGASSAHLDGLGALTLGNVEGGDANTALTVTAREGLVVAGGAVVNTGAGALSLAADVKADETGDDGVGTLHIGAGSAVYAATIALRGADIDVDASADVGSRSSLVSKDLAHSADGLSTPLGQAFDSAGNLYVANYGNNTISKITPAGVVSAFVAAGAGLHAPIGLAFDAGGVLFVANSAEGTISKVTPDGTVSLFVSSDSGLSNLRALAFDAAGDLYVACFLSDKVSRVTPDGVVSTFATGLDGATGLAFDAAGDLYVSNFSANTVSRVTPDGVASVFVDSTSGLTRPQGLAFDSGGRLIVANGDGAILQVTSNAVVSTLVPQSAGLYQPAFLAFDAGGRLYVTASGVVARLTTNVAPTSLASIRSSSPGRPMSLGAGDVQLKGVNLTNAELARIVTLATGEVVVGDHAQTGDVTLTGATIATTAGAATTVVQSAVGDGGIVLAPGATTALDGHGGAVTLIPGTGGLAADVPAAGSTFTTRGFTAAGLALNLGLPFAPEAGRTMTIVRNTGGPIVGEFTNLPDGEVVTLVGVDARSYEFLVSYAGGSGHDLTLTAMAAPAITSVGHATWLVGRAGSFAILTTGAPAAVLSMSGTLPDGVTFKADGKGAGTLKGTPAAGAGGSYQLTFTASNGATPDAVQTFTLTINQAPAVTSADHAAFVVGRSGSFTVTTSGYPVAGVAATGALPAGLTFVDNGDGTATLTGAPAAGSGGVYALTLAASNGAAPDAVQAFTLTVGQVSTFTSVDHATFVAGLASSFTIATSGFPAPALAATGSLPAGLSFVDNGDGTATLAGAPAAGSGGVYALTLAASNGVALDAVQAFTLTVGQASTFTSVDHATFVAERSGSFTVTTNGYPSAVVLQTGVLPAGLSFVDNGDGTATLAGAPAAGSGGVYALTLAASNGVAPDAVQSYSLTVDPGVTSTTTTLTSARDASLYGQGVLLTAIVQATGGGAQSLVGMVQFWDGGLLLGVVPVSGTGLASLQVATPTAWGQASLLVASLAAGEHSLAATYLGTDGYRSSTSAVMVQEVAVNQAVAKLDYAVVPPSGPSQTHRSVVFTVLVDSAGAARPISEGTVSIRQSNGRIVATKAVENGRATFDRLLCQAFQKSFYAVYSGTANLTGARSNSIRVTLTPSASRSRSTPTPIVPKVTAHAPGATIARAFHSSRSGGRMR; from the coding sequence GTGCTGAACCTGGGGCTCGGGACGGGGGAGAAGCTGACCGTCGTAAGCCACACCACCTCCTACTCGCTCAGCCTCGGCGCCGGGCAGACCTGGAGCGGCCAGGACGATGCCGACGTTCACGGCGGCGGTACGAAAACGCTCACGGTCACGGGCGCCGGCATCGCTGCGTTCACCTCCGGCATCCACATCTCCGACTCGGCATCCGCCGGCGGCGACGCCGTCGAATTCGCCGACGGCGGCTCGAAGGTCTACGCGAACAGCTTCGCGATCGACCTGGGCCATGCGACGTCGGGCGTCGCGACCCCCGGGCTGAGCTTCAAGGGGGCGACGACCTTCGGGGCCGGTGCGGCCCTGACGGCCGTGGTGGGCGGCGACGTCGTCGTCGCCGCGGGGGCGAGCCTGTCGTTCGCCGGCGGGCCCCTCAGCCTTTCGGCGACGGGGACGAACGCCCCGCTCGTGGTCGGCGGCGGCATCGCCGACGACGGCGGGCCGGTGACGCTCCAGGCCACCGGCGCGATCGTCGTCGAGGCGGGGGCCACGGTCAACGCCGGCGTAGGGGCGCTCGTCGTCGCTGCGGACGTCCGCGCGGACGGCGCCGGGGACGACGGCGCAGGCGCGTTGAGCCTGGCGGCCGGGGCGAGCTTGTTCGCGCAAGACATCACGCTGCGCGGCGCAGACGTCGCCGTCGACGCCGCCGCCGTCGTGGGCCGGGCCGTCGCAGGCCCGGCGGTCTCGACGTTCGTGCCTTCCACCGCGGGCCTCCTCTCTCCGCTCGGGACCGCCTTCGACGCCGACGGCGACCTCTACGTCGGGAATTATTCGACGACCGCGGATGGTTCGATCAGCAAGATCACTCCGACAGGGCAGGTTTCCACGTTCGCCTCGGGATCGTCGTTGATCCAGGCCACCGGCCTGGCCTTCGATTCCCACGGCACCCTATACATTGCGAACTGGTACAGCGGCGCCATCAGCAAGGTGGCGCCGGACGGTACGGTCGCCAATTTCGTGGCCACGGGATTGAATAGCATCTTCAGCATGGCGTTCGGTCCGAACGGCGACCTGTACGTCGCCGGCGAAAGTTCGGACCAGATCCTGAAGGTGACGCCCGACGGCGTCGTCAGCACGTTCATCGATCGTTCCGCCGGGCTCGACGGGCCGTTCGGGCTGGCGTTCGACGCCGACGGCGTCCTGTACGTCTCCAGCCGGTCTGGGAACACGATCAGCAAGGCGACGGCGGACGGCGTCGTCAGCACCTTCGTCTCCTCGGGCCTGAACAATCCCTGGGGATTGGCCTTCGACTCGCGCGGCGATCTCTACGTGGCGAATTTCGGCGGTTCTTCAATCAGCAAGGTGACGGCGGACGGCGTCGTCGCGACTTACCTCACCGGGGTGAACGGCCCCGCGACCCTGGCCTTCGACTCGACGGGCGCCCTTTACATCACCAACTTTTCCCGCAACACCGTCACCAAGGCGACCGCCGCCGTCGCCGCCACGCAGGCCGTGACGATCCGCTCGTCGCTGGGCGACCGCCCCATGAGCCTGGGCGGGGCCGACGACGCGGTGGCGGGGGTCAACCTGACCGACGCCGAGCTGGCCCGCATCGTCACCTCGCCCACGGGGGTCGTGACGATCGGCGACGCCGAGCAGACCGGCGACCTCGTCCTCGCCGGCGCCACCCTCGCCACGACGCCGGGCGCCGTCGCGGCCGTCGTGCAGTCGGCGGCCGGCGGCGGCCGGATCGTCCTCGACGACACCGGCGGGACGGCCTTGCAAGGGGGCGCCGGCGGCGTCACCCTGACGGCGGGGGCCGGCGGGATCGCCGCCCTCAACCCGGCCGACGACCGGGCCGAGATCGCCACCACGGGCGCGGCCGTCGTCCTGGTCACCACGGGCCCGATCGGGGTCGCCGGAAGCCCGATCCAGTTCGCCGCCAATGCGAATACGGCCCAGCAGATCGTGACCGTGCGGGGAGCCTCGTCGGCCCACCTGGACGGGCTGGGCGCCCTGACGCTGGGCAACGTCGAGGGGGGGGACGCGAACACGGCGCTGACCGTGACCGCCCGGGAGGGCCTGGTCGTGGCCGGCGGGGCCGTGGTCAACACCGGCGCGGGGGCCCTCTCCCTGGCCGCGGACGTCAAGGCCGACGAGACGGGCGACGACGGCGTGGGGACCCTGCACATCGGCGCCGGGTCCGCCGTGTACGCGGCGACCATCGCGCTGCGCGGCGCCGACATCGACGTCGACGCCTCTGCCGACGTCGGATCCCGATCCTCGCTCGTGTCGAAAGATCTGGCGCATTCGGCGGACGGGTTGAGCACCCCTCTGGGCCAGGCCTTCGACTCCGCCGGCAACCTCTATGTCGCGAACTACGGCAACAACACCATCTCCAAGATCACTCCCGCGGGCGTCGTCAGCGCGTTCGTCGCCGCCGGGGCGGGGCTGCACGCTCCCATCGGACTCGCCTTCGACGCCGGCGGCGTCCTCTTCGTGGCGAATTCGGCGGAGGGCACGATCAGCAAGGTGACGCCCGACGGGACCGTCAGCCTCTTCGTCTCCTCCGACAGCGGCCTCTCGAACCTGAGAGCCCTGGCGTTCGACGCGGCGGGCGACCTCTACGTCGCGTGCTTCCTGTCCGACAAGGTGAGCAGGGTGACGCCGGACGGCGTGGTTTCCACCTTCGCGACCGGCCTGGACGGGGCGACGGGCCTGGCGTTCGACGCGGCGGGCGACCTCTACGTCTCGAACTTCTCGGCCAATACCGTGAGCCGGGTCACGCCCGACGGCGTCGCCAGCGTCTTCGTCGATTCCACCTCCGGGCTGACCCGGCCCCAGGGACTGGCCTTCGACTCCGGAGGTCGACTGATCGTCGCCAACGGCGACGGCGCGATCTTGCAGGTGACTTCCAACGCCGTCGTCTCGACGCTCGTCCCCCAGTCCGCCGGGCTGTACCAGCCCGCCTTCCTCGCCTTCGACGCCGGCGGCCGCCTCTATGTCACGGCGAGCGGCGTCGTCGCGCGGCTGACGACGAACGTCGCCCCGACGAGCCTGGCCTCGATCCGCTCGTCGTCGCCGGGCCGCCCCATGAGCCTGGGCGCCGGCGACGTCCAGCTCAAGGGCGTCAACCTGACGAACGCCGAGCTCGCGCGGATCGTGACCCTGGCGACGGGCGAGGTCGTGGTCGGCGACCACGCCCAGACCGGCGACGTCACGCTCACGGGCGCCACGATCGCCACCACGGCGGGGGCCGCCACGACCGTCGTCCAGTCCGCCGTCGGCGACGGCGGCATCGTGCTCGCGCCCGGCGCCACGACCGCCCTGGACGGCCACGGCGGCGCGGTCACGTTGATCCCCGGCACGGGCGGACTGGCCGCCGACGTGCCGGCCGCCGGCTCCACATTCACGACCAGGGGGTTCACGGCCGCCGGATTGGCGCTGAACCTGGGCCTGCCCTTCGCGCCGGAGGCGGGCCGGACGATGACGATCGTGCGCAACACTGGAGGGCCCATCGTCGGGGAGTTCACCAACCTCCCGGACGGCGAGGTCGTCACGCTCGTAGGGGTCGATGCACGCTCGTACGAGTTCCTCGTCAGTTACGCCGGGGGCTCCGGTCACGACCTGACGCTCACCGCGATGGCCGCACCCGCCATCACCAGCGTCGGTCATGCGACGTGGCTCGTCGGCAGGGCCGGCAGCTTCGCGATCCTGACGACCGGCGCGCCCGCAGCCGTACTGAGCATGTCCGGGACGCTCCCCGACGGCGTGACCTTCAAGGCCGACGGCAAGGGCGCGGGCACTTTGAAGGGGACGCCCGCCGCGGGGGCCGGCGGCTCGTACCAACTGACCTTCACCGCGTCCAACGGCGCCACGCCCGACGCGGTCCAGACCTTCACCCTGACCATCAATCAGGCCCCGGCCGTCACGAGCGCCGACCACGCCGCGTTCGTCGTCGGCCGCTCCGGCTCGTTCACCGTGACCACGAGCGGCTATCCGGTCGCCGGCGTCGCCGCGACGGGCGCGCTGCCGGCGGGCCTGACCTTCGTCGACAACGGCGACGGCACGGCCACGCTGACCGGCGCGCCCGCCGCGGGGTCCGGCGGCGTCTACGCCCTGACCCTGGCCGCGTCGAACGGCGCCGCTCCCGACGCCGTCCAGGCCTTCACCCTGACGGTCGGCCAGGTTTCGACGTTCACCAGCGTAGACCACGCGACCTTCGTCGCCGGGCTGGCGAGTTCGTTCACGATCGCGACGAGCGGCTTCCCGGCCCCTGCTCTCGCCGCGACCGGGAGCCTGCCCGCGGGATTGTCGTTCGTCGACAACGGCGACGGCACGGCCACGCTGGCCGGCGCGCCCGCCGCGGGGTCCGGCGGCGTCTACGCCCTGACCCTGGCCGCGTCCAACGGCGTCGCTCTCGACGCCGTCCAGGCCTTCACCCTGACGGTCGGCCAGGCCTCGACGTTCACCAGCGTAGACCACGCGACCTTCGTCGCCGAGCGTTCGGGATCGTTCACCGTGACCACCAACGGATATCCGTCGGCCGTCGTCCTCCAGACGGGCGTCCTGCCCGCGGGATTGTCGTTCGTCGACAACGGCGACGGCACGGCCACGCTGGCCGGCGCGCCCGCCGCGGGGTCCGGCGGCGTCTACGCCCTGACCCTGGCCGCGTCCAACGGCGTCGCTCCCGACGCCGTCCAGTCCTACAGCCTGACGGTCGACCCGGGCGTGACGTCGACGACGACCACGCTGACCTCGGCCCGCGACGCCTCGCTGTATGGGCAGGGCGTCCTCTTGACGGCGATCGTTCAGGCGACGGGCGGGGGGGCGCAATCGCTCGTCGGCATGGTGCAGTTCTGGGACGGCGGCTTGCTCCTCGGCGTCGTCCCCGTGTCGGGAACGGGCCTGGCGAGCCTCCAGGTCGCCACGCCGACGGCATGGGGGCAAGCGAGCCTCCTGGTCGCCTCGCTGGCCGCCGGCGAGCATTCCCTCGCGGCGACCTATCTCGGCACGGACGGCTATCGGTCGAGCACCTCGGCGGTGATGGTGCAGGAGGTGGCGGTCAATCAGGCGGTGGCGAAGTTGGATTACGCCGTGGTCCCGCCCTCCGGCCCATCCCAGACGCATCGCTCGGTCGTGTTCACGGTGCTCGTGGATTCCGCCGGCGCGGCCCGGCCGATCTCCGAGGGGACCGTCTCGATCCGCCAGTCCAACGGCCGGATCGTCGCGACGAAGGCGGTCGAGAACGGCCGGGCGACCTTCGACCGCCTCCTCTGCCAGGCCTTCCAGAAGTCCTTCTACGCCGTCTACAGCGGCACCGCGAATCTGACCGGGGCGAGGTCCAACTCGATCCGGGTGACGTTAACCCCCTCGGCGTCGCGAAGTCGCTCGACGCCGACGCCGATCGTCCCGAAAGTCACGGCCCACGCCCCAGGCGCGACGATCGCTCGCGCCTTCCACTCGAGCCGGTCGGGTGGTCGCATGCGTTGA
- a CDS encoding TolC family protein produces MSGTQRRVIGILAPAWLLLAASIASGQSVDLPDAIPSPPRTPFPPPPSTMRRDGQAAPAEEPPVMRPGATDAMGIPEPPGITTATDKNLTIDIAQALGSQPTTGPKGVPINLAAAMQLAGATPLDIAAATARVDQALALLLQARALKIPNMNGGIGYYRHDGFNQNLFTGQGFEKGTNALQVGGGPTWTVNVTDALYAPLAARQVVGSRRADLQAARNDALLATAQTYFDVQETRGRLVGAEATIVRTERLVRFAEGLAPSLIAPLEINRARAQLQDVRQYRQTLLRDWRTSSARLAERLLLPPETMLAPVEPPFLRVVLIPPEDIGEDIVRIALASRPEIASQRQLLLAAEQQLRREKWRPLLPNLVLATPGQASAGALPAGQFYAGVHDQLQNAGGRADWTTAAYWQLTNGGVGNIGLIRQRKAEVGLQQVEVARTYYRVRSEVAQAMARLDTSSRRVPEAEEELKQAVESADKNFVGLRETTRPAGELLSLVVRPQEVVAALQVLNASFQNYASAVTEFNRAQFDMYRALGQPAQWVTSLDKPVQQIPGPATDVRPSTMPRPAAGPAAP; encoded by the coding sequence ATGAGCGGGACTCAGCGACGCGTTATCGGAATCCTCGCGCCGGCCTGGTTGCTGCTGGCAGCCTCCATCGCCTCGGGGCAGTCGGTCGACCTGCCGGATGCGATCCCTTCGCCGCCCCGGACCCCGTTCCCGCCGCCGCCGTCGACCATGAGGCGCGACGGCCAGGCCGCGCCCGCCGAAGAGCCCCCCGTGATGAGACCGGGCGCGACGGACGCCATGGGCATCCCCGAGCCGCCCGGAATCACGACGGCGACGGACAAGAACCTGACCATCGACATCGCCCAGGCGCTCGGTTCGCAGCCGACGACCGGGCCGAAAGGCGTGCCGATCAACCTGGCCGCGGCCATGCAGCTCGCCGGCGCGACGCCGCTGGACATCGCCGCGGCCACGGCCCGCGTCGACCAGGCGCTGGCCCTGCTGCTCCAGGCCCGGGCGCTCAAGATCCCCAACATGAACGGCGGCATCGGCTATTACCGCCACGACGGCTTCAACCAGAACCTGTTCACCGGCCAGGGCTTCGAGAAGGGGACCAACGCGCTTCAGGTCGGCGGCGGGCCGACGTGGACCGTCAACGTCACCGACGCCCTCTACGCGCCCCTGGCCGCCCGCCAGGTCGTGGGCTCGCGCCGGGCCGACCTGCAGGCGGCTCGCAACGACGCCCTGCTGGCGACGGCGCAGACCTACTTCGACGTCCAGGAGACCCGCGGCCGGCTGGTCGGCGCCGAGGCCACGATCGTCCGCACCGAGCGGCTCGTCCGGTTCGCCGAAGGGCTCGCGCCCAGCCTGATCGCCCCCCTGGAAATCAACCGGGCCCGCGCCCAGCTCCAGGACGTCCGCCAGTACCGCCAGACGCTGCTCCGCGACTGGCGGACCTCCAGCGCCCGGCTCGCGGAGCGGCTGCTGCTCCCCCCCGAGACGATGCTGGCGCCGGTCGAGCCCCCCTTCCTCCGGGTCGTGCTGATCCCCCCCGAAGACATCGGCGAGGACATCGTCCGCATCGCCCTGGCGAGCCGCCCCGAGATCGCCTCGCAGCGCCAGCTTTTGCTGGCGGCCGAGCAGCAGCTCCGACGCGAAAAATGGCGTCCGCTCCTGCCCAACCTGGTGCTCGCGACCCCCGGCCAGGCCTCGGCCGGGGCCCTGCCGGCCGGCCAGTTTTACGCGGGAGTCCACGATCAGCTTCAGAACGCCGGCGGCCGGGCCGACTGGACGACCGCCGCCTACTGGCAGCTCACCAACGGCGGCGTGGGCAACATCGGGCTCATCCGCCAGCGCAAGGCCGAGGTCGGCCTCCAGCAGGTCGAGGTCGCGCGCACCTACTACCGCGTCCGCTCGGAGGTCGCGCAGGCCATGGCCCGGCTCGACACCTCCAGCCGCCGCGTGCCCGAGGCCGAGGAGGAGTTGAAGCAGGCCGTCGAGTCGGCCGACAAGAACTTCGTCGGCCTCCGCGAGACCACCCGGCCCGCCGGCGAATTGCTCAGCCTCGTCGTCCGGCCCCAGGAAGTGGTCGCCGCGCTCCAGGTGCTCAACGCCTCATTCCAGAACTACGCCTCGGCCGTCACCGAGTTCAACCGGGCGCAGTTCGACATGTACAGGGCGCTCGGCCAGCCGGCCCAGTGGGTCACGTCGCTCGACAAGCCGGTCCAGCAGATCCCCGGGCCCGCGACCGACGTGCGGCCCTCGACGATGCCCAGGCCGGCCGCGGGCCCTGCGGCCCCCTGA
- a CDS encoding M15 family metallopeptidase, which produces MGILIVAVGLAAVNAPAWAQAPTGTLEDPIIDSAMTEAEAFEGLRPGCPAEVRDAQRLFDVVYQGFDGKVHKGQIVAHKDLVEDIRHAFAVALKEKFPIRSAIPVSHPKFRKNGFWDDDLSMEADNTSSFNYRPITGGTRISNHGYGRAIDVNTAENPYIKGSKILPPGAKYDPRAPGTLTRDHPFTRAFVDRGWTWAGDWKAPSPTDYQHFEKPDRK; this is translated from the coding sequence ATGGGGATCTTGATCGTGGCCGTGGGCCTTGCGGCGGTGAATGCACCCGCCTGGGCCCAGGCCCCGACGGGCACCCTGGAAGACCCCATCATCGACAGCGCCATGACCGAGGCCGAGGCGTTCGAGGGCCTCCGCCCCGGCTGCCCGGCCGAGGTCCGCGACGCCCAGCGCCTTTTCGACGTCGTCTATCAGGGGTTCGACGGCAAGGTCCACAAGGGCCAGATCGTCGCACATAAGGACCTCGTCGAGGACATCCGCCACGCTTTCGCCGTCGCGCTCAAGGAGAAGTTCCCGATCCGCTCGGCGATCCCGGTCTCGCACCCGAAGTTCCGCAAGAACGGCTTCTGGGACGACGACCTGTCGATGGAAGCCGACAACACCTCGTCGTTCAACTACCGGCCCATCACCGGCGGCACCCGGATCTCGAACCACGGCTACGGCCGCGCGATCGACGTCAACACGGCCGAGAATCCGTATATCAAGGGCTCCAAAATCCTCCCCCCCGGCGCGAAGTACGATCCCAGGGCCCCCGGCACGCTCACCCGCGACCACCCCTTCACCCGGGCCTTCGTCGATCGCGGCTGGACCTGGGCCGGCGACTGGAAAGCCCCCAGCCCCACCGACTACCAGCACTTCGAGAAGCCCGACCGCAAGTGA
- a CDS encoding alkene reductase → MTATPLKLFTPLQVGPYTLSHRVVMAPLTRMRSDQPGDVPNDLMAEYYGQRASQGGLIVSEATTVAITGRGYLGAPGVYSDEQVAGWRKVVDAVHAKGGLIFLQLWHVGRVGHSDLTGGVPLVAPSAVRFKGVAFTGKGWVPVSPARALEIDEIPGVVEEYRRAAERGLAAGFDGVEIHAANGYLIDQFLQDGANKRTDAYGGPVENRYRLLDEVAEAVASAWGGDRVGVRISPAGEFNGMSDGDPEATFAFVADRLNRFGLAYLHVIEPRVKGSELVAEAMEPVASARLRRVFRGPLLAAGGFEPDDAESAIEEDDADMVAFGRHFIANPDLPERIRRGLPLNPYDRATFYGGDARGYTDYPFLAPPTLIAP, encoded by the coding sequence ATGACCGCGACGCCCTTGAAGCTCTTCACGCCCCTGCAGGTCGGCCCGTACACGCTGTCGCATCGCGTGGTGATGGCCCCGCTCACGCGGATGCGTTCCGACCAGCCGGGCGACGTCCCCAACGACCTCATGGCCGAGTATTACGGCCAGCGCGCGTCGCAGGGGGGCCTGATCGTCTCCGAGGCGACGACGGTGGCGATCACCGGCCGCGGCTACCTGGGGGCTCCCGGGGTCTACTCCGACGAACAGGTCGCCGGCTGGCGGAAGGTGGTCGACGCCGTGCACGCGAAGGGGGGGCTGATCTTCCTCCAGCTCTGGCACGTCGGCCGCGTGGGGCATTCCGACCTGACCGGGGGAGTCCCCTTGGTGGCGCCGTCGGCGGTCCGGTTCAAGGGGGTCGCGTTCACGGGCAAGGGCTGGGTTCCGGTCTCGCCGGCTCGGGCGCTGGAGATCGACGAGATCCCGGGCGTCGTCGAGGAGTATCGCCGGGCCGCCGAGCGGGGGCTGGCGGCGGGATTCGACGGCGTGGAGATCCACGCGGCCAACGGCTACCTGATCGACCAGTTCCTGCAAGACGGCGCCAACAAGCGGACCGACGCCTACGGCGGCCCGGTCGAGAATCGGTACCGCCTGCTGGACGAGGTCGCCGAGGCGGTCGCGTCGGCCTGGGGCGGTGATCGCGTCGGCGTGCGGATTTCGCCCGCCGGCGAGTTCAACGGGATGTCCGACGGCGATCCCGAGGCCACCTTCGCCTTCGTCGCCGACCGCCTGAACCGCTTCGGCCTCGCCTATCTCCACGTCATCGAGCCACGTGTGAAGGGCTCGGAGCTGGTCGCCGAGGCCATGGAGCCGGTCGCCTCGGCTCGCCTGCGCAGGGTCTTCCGGGGCCCTTTGCTGGCCGCCGGCGGGTTCGAGCCCGACGACGCCGAGTCGGCCATCGAGGAGGACGACGCCGACATGGTCGCCTTCGGCCGCCACTTCATCGCCAACCCCGACCTTCCTGAACGCATCCGCCGCGGGCTGCCGCTCAACCCCTACGACCGCGCGACCTTCTACGGCGGCGACGCCCGGGGCTACACCGATTACCCGTTCCTCGCCCCGCCGACCCTGATCGCCCCCTGA